The Papaver somniferum cultivar HN1 chromosome 3, ASM357369v1, whole genome shotgun sequence genome includes a region encoding these proteins:
- the LOC113355178 gene encoding bidirectional sugar transporter SWEET17-like, with the protein MDNLSLFVGVVGNFISVLVFLSPIDTFYRIVRNRSTEEFESLPYICTLLNALLWTYYGVTKPGAYLVATVNGFGVVVETIYIILFLTYASRRVKCKTAQLVVGLDIIVFAAAVLITHFALDGDVRINAIGFLGAGLNIVMYGSPLAAMRTVVTTKSVEYMPFLLSFFLFLNGGVWCFYAILVKDPFLGVPNGIGFFLGIVQLALYARYRNSTKSSSSIEPLLISPPLPATF; encoded by the exons ATGGATAACCTAAGTTTATTTGTTGGAGTTGTAG GCAACTTCATTTCTGTTTTGGTCTTTCTGTCACCCAT AGATACTTTCTATCGAATAGTGAGGAATAGATCGACGGAAGAATTCGAAAGTCTTCCTTACATTTGCACCCTGTTGAATGCCTTGCTATGGACTTACTATGGAGTTACAAAACCGGGTGCTTATCTCGTCGCCACCGTGAATGGTTTTGGAGTTGTCGTTGAAACCATCTATATCATACTGTTTCTCACATATGCATCACGGAGAGTGAAG TGCAAAACGGCACAATTGGTGGTGGGTTTGGATATAATTGTGTTTGCAGCTGCGGTGTTGATCACCCATTTCGCACTGGACGGAGATGTAAGGATCAATGCAATAGGATTCTTGGGTGCAGGATTAAATATCGTTATGTATGGTTCACCTTTAGCAGCAATG AGAACTGTGGTGACGACTAAAAGCGTGGAATATATGCCCTTCTTACTCTCGTTCTTCCTCTTCTTGAATGGTGGAGTTTGGTGCTTCTATGCGATTCTTGTGAAAGATCCTTTTCTTGGG GTACCAAATGGGATCGGATTCTTCCTCGGAATAGTTCAGTTGGCTCTTTATGCACGTTACAGAAATTCTACCAAGTCATCATCATCCATCGAGCCCCTACTTATTTCGCCGCCATTGCCAGCTACCTTCTGA